The nucleotide sequence CAAGTTACAGAGTTGAAGATGATTCAGAGCAAGCTTAATCAGAATCATGAATCAAGCAATCGATACAAGATTACTTTATCCGATGGGATCCTCTCGCAACAAGGCATGCTTAATGCTTCATTGAACAGTCTCGTTGTACAAGGCAGTATTCAATTGGGTTCGATTTTGAAACTCACTCGGTTCGTCTGTAATCGAGTCCAGACTCGAAGGTACTGTTTAGTATTTGCAATCTCTTCTCAGATTCATcattgttaaaaagaaaaattaaaaaagcaatctttttttgtttttttttaaatgttgtgtTGATGACAGGATCGTTGTTGTTGCGGATGTGGAGATTCTTGTTGAGAAATGCGATATTATTGGAACTTGTGTACAATCTGGGTCGCCTAATGAACCTGGCCGAAGCTCAGTGTTTGATCAACAACGTTCTGGAATGGGATCTGTAATCACACAACAAAGCAATGGTTGTGGTTTTGAGCAGCAACAAGCTAAAAGGACTGATTTGAATGGTGGGAGATATGGTGCATCTGCTTATTCACCTCAGCCTCAAGTTGTTCATAACAGTCCTGACGCTGTGAGATATAGTGTATCTGCTAATTTACCTCAGCCTCAAGTTGTTCATAATAGTTCTGAAGTTGGGAGATATGGTTTACCGGCTAATTCACCTCAGCCTCAAGTTGCTCATAACAGTTCTGACGCTGGGAGATATGGTGGTGCTAATTTAGCTCAGCCTCAAGTTGGTTATAACAGTTCTGACGCTGGGAGATATGGTGTACCGGCTAGTTCACCTCAGCGTCAAGTTGGTCAAAGATATGGTACTGGTTCTGGTTATTCAGAAACATCACCTTCCACTAGGCCATATGGGAGCTCAAATGCAGGTTATGGAGGCTCTAGGTTAGAGCAACCTCGGGCACCTCCTGCAACAACCGCTTATTCCCGTCCAGTTCAATCGAGTTACCAGCCACAACCACCACCGATGTATGTTAACAGGGGACCTGTGGCTAGGAACGAAGCTCCCCCGAGGATAACTCCGATTTCTGCTCTTAATCCTTACCAGGGTCGGTGGACCATCAAGGTCAGGGTCACGTGTAAGGGAGTGCTGAGGCGTTTTAGTAATACGCGTGGGGAAGGGAAATTATTCAGTTTTGATCTCCTTGACTCTGGTGGTGGGGAAATACGGGTGACTTGTTTCAACGATGTGGTTGATCAGTTCTTTGACCAGATTGTAGTTGGTAATGTGTATCTGATTTCAAGGGGAAGTTTGAAACCTGCTCAGAAGAACTTCAATCATCTTCACAATGATTATGAAATACATTTAGACTCTGCATCAACGATACAGCAATGCTATGAAGATGATCCTACCATTCCACGCCATCAGTTCCATTTTCGTAACGTTGGTGATATTGAAAACATGGAGAGCAACAGCATAACTGATCTTATTGGTATCGTTTCGTCTATCAGTCCGTCAGTATCCATTATGCGGAAAAATCAAACTGAGGTACTTAAAAGGTCACTTCAGTTAAAGGATATGTCAGGCCGAAGTGTCGAGTTTACCATGTGGGGTGATTTCTGCAATGCGGAAGGACAGAAGTTACAAATGCTTTGTGATTCTGGGGCATCCCCGGTTCTTGCTGTGAAGGCAGGCAGGATCAGTGAATTCAACGGGAAGCAAGTGAGCACCATTGGATCAAGTCAGTTGTTCATAGAGCCAGATTTCCCTGAAGCCAGAGAATTAAGAGAATGGTATGATAGAGAAGGAAGAAACGCTCATTTTACCTCCATATCAAGAGAGTTCACCGGTGCTGGCAGACAAGAAGTTCGCAAGGTAATTACTCAGATCAAGGACGACAAGCTAGGGACCTCAGAGAAGCCAGACTGGATCACAGTCTGTGCCACCATTTCATTCATGAAGGTTGAAAATTTCTGCTACACGGCTTGTCCTAACATGAATGGAGATCGTCCGTGTAGcaaaaaagtaacaaataaTGGAGATGG is from Camelina sativa cultivar DH55 chromosome 20, Cs, whole genome shotgun sequence and encodes:
- the LOC104771762 gene encoding replication protein A 70 kDa DNA-binding subunit C-like isoform X2, which produces MFHKQSHLYKSNDMAATFAFLKDVRPFKTAWKVQVKVIHSWRQNTENTVETLELVLSDSMSKQIHAPVLNLSKVIDESNQTDSHSEFGTSSCSSGINAEIEFNLGRGRAKNTMAVNLTAEAIAKMLNGEVASENDMTPVLQVTELKMIQSKLNQNHESSNRYKITLSDGILSQQGMLNASLNSLVVQGSIQLGSILKLTRFVCNRVQTRRIVVVADVEILVEKCDIIGTCVQSGSPNEPGRSSVFDQQRSGMGSVITQQSNGCGFEQQQAKRTDLNGGRYGASAYSPQPQVVHNSPDAVRYSVSANLPQPQVVHNSSEVGRYGLPANSPQPQVAHNSSDAGRYGGANLAQPQVGYNSSDAGRYGVPASSPQRQVGQRYGTGSGYSETSPSTRPYGSSNAGYGGSRLEQPRAPPATTAYSRPVQSSYQPQPPPMYVNRGPVARNEAPPRITPISALNPYQGRWTIKVRVTCKGVLRRFSNTRGEGKLFSFDLLDSGGGEIRVTCFNDVVDQFFDQIVVGNVYLISRGSLKPAQKNFNHLHNDYEIHLDSASTIQQCYEDDPTIPRHQFHFRNVGDIENMESNSITDLIGIVSSISPSVSIMRKNQTEVLKRSLQLKDMSGRSVEFTMWGDFCNAEGQKLQMLCDSGASPVLAVKAGRISEFNGKQVSTIGSSQLFIEPDFPEARELREWYDREGRNAHFTSISREFTGAGRQEVRKVITQIKDDKLGTSEKPDWITVCATISFMKVENFCYTACPNMNGDRPCSKKVTNNGDGTWRCEKCDKSVEECDYRYILQIQLQDHTGLTWATAFQEAGEEIIGISAKDLYYIKYEHQEEEKFEDIIRSVTFSKYIFKLKIKEETYSDEQRVKATVVKAEKINYSSDTRFMLEAMDKLRTGDANSLPVKLESSNYRSDALNSGIGTSGTRDTASVDARREFGLPAANQVGQYGNQYAGPISGITSCNACGSNGHVSANCPSLMSEPQGQYTQGRYTGGGTPRQHVGGY
- the LOC104771762 gene encoding replication protein A 70 kDa DNA-binding subunit C-like isoform X1 — encoded protein: MFHKQSHLYKSNDMAATFAFLKDVRPFKTAWKVQVKVIHSWRQNTENTVETLELVLSDSMVRLNTNASFVLHSYVYEIQYFTITNPSFVLFQSKQIHAPVLNLSKVIDESNQTDSHSEFGTSSCSSGINAEIEFNLGRGRAKNTMAVNLTAEAIAKMLNGEVASENDMTPVLQVTELKMIQSKLNQNHESSNRYKITLSDGILSQQGMLNASLNSLVVQGSIQLGSILKLTRFVCNRVQTRRIVVVADVEILVEKCDIIGTCVQSGSPNEPGRSSVFDQQRSGMGSVITQQSNGCGFEQQQAKRTDLNGGRYGASAYSPQPQVVHNSPDAVRYSVSANLPQPQVVHNSSEVGRYGLPANSPQPQVAHNSSDAGRYGGANLAQPQVGYNSSDAGRYGVPASSPQRQVGQRYGTGSGYSETSPSTRPYGSSNAGYGGSRLEQPRAPPATTAYSRPVQSSYQPQPPPMYVNRGPVARNEAPPRITPISALNPYQGRWTIKVRVTCKGVLRRFSNTRGEGKLFSFDLLDSGGGEIRVTCFNDVVDQFFDQIVVGNVYLISRGSLKPAQKNFNHLHNDYEIHLDSASTIQQCYEDDPTIPRHQFHFRNVGDIENMESNSITDLIGIVSSISPSVSIMRKNQTEVLKRSLQLKDMSGRSVEFTMWGDFCNAEGQKLQMLCDSGASPVLAVKAGRISEFNGKQVSTIGSSQLFIEPDFPEARELREWYDREGRNAHFTSISREFTGAGRQEVRKVITQIKDDKLGTSEKPDWITVCATISFMKVENFCYTACPNMNGDRPCSKKVTNNGDGTWRCEKCDKSVEECDYRYILQIQLQDHTGLTWATAFQEAGEEIIGISAKDLYYIKYEHQEEEKFEDIIRSVTFSKYIFKLKIKEETYSDEQRVKATVVKAEKINYSSDTRFMLEAMDKLRTGDANSLPVKLESSNYRSDALNSGIGTSGTRDTASVDARREFGLPAANQVGQYGNQYAGPISGITSCNACGSNGHVSANCPSLMSEPQGQYTQGRYTGGGTPRQHVGGY